The following coding sequences are from one Sesamum indicum cultivar Zhongzhi No. 13 linkage group LG11, S_indicum_v1.0, whole genome shotgun sequence window:
- the LOC105173511 gene encoding uncharacterized protein LOC105173511 (The sequence of the model RefSeq protein was modified relative to this genomic sequence to represent the inferred CDS: added 136 bases not found in genome assembly): MAHAARLNLRMQKELKLLLTDPPPGASFPSLSDDSSAESLTSIDALFQGPEGTVYEGGVFKIKIQIPERYPFQPPIVTFSTPIYHPNIDNGGRICLDILNLPPKGSWQPSLNISTVLTSIRLLLSEPNPDDGLMHEPSREYKYNRQTFNQTARSMTEKYARAGESETAQCSYGNQSHSRPNIEQIEPEGSDTSICITEQFVPHQTFSGSSSKLSLGSLGFSSNWDSGICKAPDHYYSQNHIDVGQTKEANKISAEYKCKSSKLEALRNKLLVKGPVVSHCRNGEDANINLPSQSSILSETRLPCAYALQFSPVAKVGNSHQLEDYIERGRSTNASLEQQSLPCITTDPSTNSNKKMHGVPKDAVSCLDSTGTHEALPWAQSPTSNKKNPPKDANTRKGSGSTSSILKKAGLVGLSPSSGSLGWVQRQLEDEKENKPPVRCFPPQQTGQSAASPMTSSFVLEHRKDYNERKGKQAVIGGHKLSLTAAKLPLEPVDQLLGSDNNPGLHSKNPPVPDSKFLQVRSDEKQQSNQVDEGKSAGNFEQLSGSSEIPESVIVLDSEDSEDDNLTVRSKLSLAKRFLSRKRKSVSDR; the protein is encoded by the exons TGTTTCAAGGACCTGAGGGAACTGTCTATGAAGGTGGCGTGTTTAAAATCAAGATCCAAATACCCGAAAG GTACCCGTTTCAGCCTCCAATTGTTACCTTCTCTACGCCTATATACCATCCAAATATAGACAATGGGGGCcgcatttgtttggatatccTTAATCTCCCGCCTAAG GGTTCGTGGCAACCATCTTTGAACATTTCAACTGTCTTAACAAGCATTCGACTCTTACTAAGTGAGCCAAACCCTGATGATGGTCTTATGCATGAACCG AGTAGAGAGTACAAATATAACAGACAAACATTCAATCAGACTGCGCGATCCATGACTGAAAAGTATGCCAGAGCTGGAGAAAGTGAAACTGCTCAGTGCAGCTATGGCAATCAAAGTCATTCACGGCCAAACATAGAACAA ATTGAACCGGAAGGATCGGATACATCCATATGCATTACTGAGCAGTTTGTACCCCACCAGACATTTAGTGGAAGCAGCAGTAAGCTGTCACTGGGGTCTTTGGGATTCAGTAGCAATTGGGATAGTGGTATCTGCAAAGCGCCGGATCATTATTACTCACAGAATCACATTGACGTTGGACAAACTAAAGAAGCTAACAAAATTTCAGCTGAATACAAGTGCAAATCTTCTAAACTAGAGGCCCTAAGAAATAAACTGTTGGTGAAAGGTCCGGTTGTTTCCCATTGTAGAAATGGTGAGGATGCAAATATCAATCTGCCAAGTCAGAGTTCAATCTTGTCAGAGACCCGACTCCCTTGCGCATACGCTCTACAGTTCTCTCCCGTGGCAAAGGTTGGCAACAGTCATCAGCTAGAAGATTATATAGAAAGAGGCCGTAGCACAAACGCCAGTCTGGAGCAGCAGTCATTACCCTGTATTACAACGGACCCAAGTACGAATTCTAACAAGAAAATGCATGGTGTGCCTAAGGATGCTGTTTCCTGTCTTGATTCCACTGGGACGCATGAAGCCTTGCCATGGGCACAAAGTCCTACCTCCAATAAAAAGAATCCTCCTAAAGATGCTAATACCAGAAAGGGGAGTGGTTCAACTAGTAGTATACTTAAGAAAGCAGGTTTGGTTGGGTTATCACCATCTTCGGGATCTTTAGGTTGGGTTCAACGTCAATTAGAAGATGAAAAAGAGAACAAGCCTCCAGTTCGATGCTTCCCGCCTCAACAAACAGGCCAATCTGCAGCTTCACCTATGACATCATCATTTGTTTTAGAACATCGTAAAGATTACAATGAAAGGAAAGGGAAACAAGCCGTCATTGGGGGACACAAGCTATCTCTAACAGCCGCAAAGCTGCCACTGGAACCTGTGGATCAACTACTAGGCAGTGACAATAATCCAGGCTTGCATTCTAAGAACCCACCTGTTCCCGATTCCAAATTTCTGCAAGTGAGGTCTGATGAGAAGCAGCAGAGTAATCAGGTTGATGAGGGAAAGTCCGCTGGGAATTTTGAACAACTCTCTGGTAGCTCAGAGATACCGGAGTCTGTGATCGTGTTGGATAGCGAAGACAGTGAGGATGATAATCTGACTGTGAGGTCTAAGTTGTCTCTAGCCAAAAGATTCTTGTCAAGGAAGCGGAAATCCGTTTCTGATAGGTGA
- the LOC105173812 gene encoding uncharacterized protein LOC105173812, protein MRSHGIKLNPDKCTFGVTGGKFLGYMISERGIEANPEKIQAIMGLRSPNSVKEVQKLTGKIASLSRFISRSADRSLPFFKILRKPKNFMWTPECDQALQELKEYLTKPPLLANPKEGETLFLYLGVSENAVSSVLVREETSNQNSVYYVSKMLQGAESRYSEMEKLALALVVTARKLRPYFQSHKVVVLTNHPLKHVMSRPEASGRLIEWAVELGQHDIEYQPRTAQKAQVLADFVTELIGDQERPGTLEQPCSKWMLHVDGSSNANNGGVGILIQGPEGVEIEVAARLSFPVTNNEAEYEALVLGLELAYEAGARDLEVFTDSQLIAMQIEGAYKTRERTMTQYKEIAQRLMRKFSGCSVSQVPRAENDKADALSKFGAAMDGIRDRKITALVCEQSGLAGRSEVQVVSTTGSWMSEIVGYLEEGTLPCDPVAAKRLKFWAARFTLLEGQLYKRTVDGPLLKCLDEERAMYVMREIHEGSCGNHSGARSLAQKVMRQGYFWPTLVEDSKNLVRKCESCQKYASLIHQPATPMEPIKIACPFDQWGIDIVGPFPPAQAQKKFIIVAVEYFSKWVEAEAVAKISEKEVINFIWKNIICRFGIPRILISDNGTQFQGRKITEWCKELKIAQHFMAVANHEANGQTEVTNRTILQHLKTRLESKGSWVDELPGVLWAYRTTPRTATGETPFCLVYGTEAIIPAEIGEEIAKSHAI, encoded by the coding sequence ATGAGGTCGCACGGAATAAAGCTCAACCCGGACAAGTGCACCTTTGGAGTGACAGGAGGGAAGTTTTTGGGATACATGATCAGCGAACGAGGGATAGAGGCGAACCcagaaaaaattcaagctATAATGGGCCTGAGATCACCCAATTCGGTCAAAGAGGTGCAGAAGCTCACGGGAAAGATCGCATCCTTGAGCAGATTTATATCTCGATCGGCCGATAGAAGCTTGCCGTTTTTCAAGATCTTGCGGAAGCCTAAAAATTTCATGTGGACACCAGAGTGCGATCAGGCTCTGCAAGAGTTGAAGGAATACCTCACAAAGCCTCCGTTGCTCGCAAACCCGAAGGAAGGGGAGACTTTATTCTTATACCTAGGGGTGTCCGAAAATGCGGTCAGCTCAGTGCTGGTGAGGGAGGAGACCAGTAATCAAAATTCGGTGTATTATGTTAGCAAAATGCTCCAGGGGGCTGAATCACGATATTCGGAGATGGAAAAACTAGCCCTCGCCCTAGTTGTAACAGCTCGAAAACTACGGCCATATTTCCAGTCGCACAAGGTGGTGGTATTGACGAACCATCCTCTCAAACACGTGATGTCACGACCCGAAGCATCAGGAAGGCTAATTGAGTGGGCGGTAGAATTGGGACAGCACGACATTGAGTATCAACCCAGAACGGCCCAGAAAGCGCAGGTGCTAGCGGATTTTGTGACGGAGTTAATAGGCGACCAAGAACGACCCGGAACGCTCGAACAGCCTTGTTCGAAATGGATGCTGCATGTCGATGGGTCTTCCAACGCGAATAATGGAGGAGTGGGCATATTGATCCAAGGACCCGAGGGTGTCGAGATAGAAGTGGCTGCTCGACTATCATTCCCAGTAACAAACAATGAAGCGGAATACGAGGCATTGGTACTAGGGCTGGAGCTAGCATATGAGGCAGGCGCTCGCGATCTGGAGGTTTTCACCGACTCACAGCTGATCGCTATGCAAATTGAAGGAGCATACAAGACGAGAGAGAGAACCATGACACAGTATAAAGAGATCGCGCAACGATTGATGAGAAAGTTTAGTGGATGTTCGGTTTCACAAGTTCCCCGAGCAGAAAACGACAAAGCGGATGCTCTGTCAAAATTTGGTGCGGCAATGGATGGAATTCGGGATCGCAAAATCACAGCCCTAGTATGCGAGCAGTCGGGTCTCGCGGGCAGATCAGAAGTCCAGGTCGTTTCAACGACGGGATCTTGGATGAGCGAAATCGTAGGCTACCTTGAGGAGGGTACTTTGCCTTGCGACCCGGTGGCAGCCAAAAGACTCAAATTTTGGGCTGCTCGATTCACACTGTTGGAGGGCCAGCTATACAAGAGGACGGTGGACGGCCCTCTCTTGAAATGCTTGGACGAAGAGAGGGCCATGTATGTGATGCGGGAAATACATGAAGGAAGCTGTGGCAATCATTCCGGGGCGAGATCGCTGGCTCAGAAAGTGATGCGACAGGGATATTTCTGGCCCACCCTAGTCGAAGACTCAAAGAACTTGGTGAGAAAATGCGAAAGCTGCCAGAAGTATGCTTCCTTAATACATCAGCCCGCGACCCCAATGGAACCAATCAAGATAGCGTGCCCATTCGACCAGTGGGGAATTGATATCGTGGGACCCTTTCCACCCGCGCAAGCTCAGAAGAAGTTCATCATCGTAGCGGTCGAATATTTCTCCAAGTGGGTCGAAGCGGAGGCGGTGGCCAAAATATCCGAGAAGGAAGTTATCAACTTCATCTGGAAGAACATCATATGCAGATTTGGTATACCCAGGATACTGATATCCGATAACGGTACGCAATTCCAAGGCAGGAAGATCACGGAATGGTGCAAAGAGCTCAAGATCGCACAACATTTCATGGCAGTCGCGAACCATGAGGCGAATGGGCAGACCGAGGTGACCAATCGGACAATCTTGCAACACTTGAAGACGCGCCTCGAGAGCAAGGGATCGTGGGTGGACGAACTGCCCGGGGTCCTGTGGGCCTATCGCACGACACCACGAACCGCTACGGGCGAGACCCCTTTCTGCTTAGTATACGGGACCGAAGCCATCATCCCAGCCGAAATTGGGGAGGAAATCGCAAAGAGTCATGCAATATGA